Part of the Lotus japonicus ecotype B-129 chromosome 6, LjGifu_v1.2 genome, CCTCAATAAACCCTCTTCCAGTCACATTGGGTATACGACAAGAGAAGCTGAGATGCTGGAGTTCATGATGTCCAATGAATGCGTCAGCACATTCAATTAAATCAAAACAACTATCCTGTACCAGATACTTTCCTTCAAGTGCACAGAGCAACCTGAAATGAAGAGGAAGTTATTAACTTCTAGGCCAACGCCTGTAAACAAAACGTAAAGCATGCCATAAGCATAGACAAAATTACATCCTGGACATTTGggcctccctctctctctctctctgtccctctctctgtctctctctttctctcacacACATGCATTTTCAAAACTATTCCctccctcctctctctctctctctcacacacacacgcaCACACATCCATTTTCAAAACTATTTTATGCCCGTAAAAATTATTTCACGATAATATCATTTTCTTTCAAAGTCTTGAATAATCATCACTTAGGTCTAGGGCCATATATCTCCAGCAAGCAACAAAAACATTACCTTTTTTTGTTCATTCGTAATTTCTTACGATACAGTATATCAAGTCACGTGATAATTTAAATAAGTTGGCAAAACCCATGCCTCTGCAGCTGACTCTATGCTCCTTTGGAGCATCATCAGCAGGGATGAAAAAAACATACAGTACAAATGGGGCATGCCcccttaaaagaaaaaaaaacttaattgaaTAGTATTCAAATGCTATATTTTTCCCCTCTAAAATTTTTACACTGCAACATCTAATTAGTCATCATTGGTTTTTTTAATGTGTTATATTTAATTAGTCATTATTGATTTTTGTCATGATCATCAGGTACAAAGATTTTACCTTGCGCTGGGAAGGAAAAGGTTCAATCCTTTCACAATAATTTTTACATTTGCACTTGCAGAAACAGCAAGTGGTTTAATGCACAAAATCTCACAATTCTCAGGGCTTTTGAGCCGCAAAGGCACATCTAAGACCACCTGACCTGCAGGAGAGatacaagaaataaaaaatatacatattttaGTTACCTGAGTAAGATGATAGAAGATTATAATGATAATTGACACACAATCACACGAAAGAATGCATGCAACACACAGTAAGAGGGAACAAACCATTATAAAGAAAAGCTACAGAGTGCCGCACCCTTGTATATACCCATCCTGTTCTCCAAAAAGAATCATTGGATGTGGCAAGAAGCTTTCTCAAGCCGGATCCCAGATTATAGCTTAGCATCAAATAGGAATAAGAACATttagatttttttgttttgttttgatggTTCCAGTAGGCAGCCTACATATCAAATCATACCTCCTCCCATACAGAACTTTTTAGGTGAAGATATATAGTTAATATGATACAGCCTGGCCTTATATAGCTCTCTATCTCTGAGGGACTGTGAGATAACCAGTTCAGGATCTGGTTTTCAAAACAAACCATAAATCAAATACCACACAGAAATAATAGTGAAATTTTTTATAGCAATTCCAAAGCAGGGAAAAGGTACCTGTGATCGTAAATCAAGGGGGAAATCATTTGGATCCTTGCCAAAGAGTTTGAAAACAATTCGATCCGTGCTACTCTGTAAACAGAAAACAGTGAACAGATTTAATAAATACAATCTTCAGACAGTcactgaaaataaaaagaacaagaaaaagCTACACGTATAAAATCAAATCATTAAATTGGGGAGTGGGGAGGAGGATAAAAATGGTATAGACTGTAGACCATGACTTTTATGAACCCTGAAATACAATACTTATCAATTAGTAAGAATTAAATTAACCATATACACAAGTTAAAGAGTATGAAGGCATGACTTTCAAAAATCTCAAATCAGGCAACCAATTATGAATTTTGCTATGGCAGTATAGCTGAGAGATCAACATGAATACTCAGATTAGAACAAAgagaaattaaaacaaaaagaaaatataaggtTTGTACCCATAGAAACATAATATGCCCATCTAAGCATGCACTATATAATCCATATGATAAATGAAGGGCCTTATAAATCTTATCTCTTCTTTCAAGAATAATAAGTATCTGAGACACACTAGCACTAACAGCACCAATAAATACAGTGAAAGGCAAAGATGATGGACAAATTGATAAGAACAAAGATCTTGGCCATAGGTAGATGAAACTGGATACTAGCCGCAATTGATTCCCTTGGAAGCAAACCCCCATGGGCACTAAGCTTGTGCTAACCATCCATCAAAAGAAGATATACAAACAATCATCCAAAAATAAACATTTGCAAAACCATAACTTTTTAGATATGAAAGTAATAGGAACATTATAAAGCTATACAGTGATAAGGAAATGAATTCAAATCACTAAAATAATATACCTGAGCTTCTCCACTAGAACTGGATGGTGACTGGGTAGAGGTTGAATCTGACTTTCTACTTGTCTGTGGTGGACTTGACTTGAGAGGCTCGCATTGTATCCATGAAGGATGGGAATTCCTGGGGTTCTCAGTATGATCCTGAACATCATCATATACATTATTCAGGTCAATATTGCTTAATCCAGTTCTTCCAACTGCAGTCTCTGCGGCAACTAATTGGGTTGAAAGGTTGTCCCTTGACAGAGGCACTTTTGAGGACTGTGGTCCGAAAGGAGATTTTAAACTTTCTACTGCACCACTGCCTGAAGGTATACATTTCTGTGCTATGTCATTAGCAGGAACCGCTACACACTGTAACCTAGATTCTGGAGGGTTTTGATGGATTAGGTCATTGCCCATCTTGATAGAAGAACCAAACGGTCTGGATGGTTCAGGAACCCTTGAATTTGTGTTCGGAACATTCTGTAAAGCTTCAGTTGTCCCAGCTTTTATCAAACATTGAGATCCCTCCAATAAGGACGCTACATTGCTTCCATTAACTGTACCAGCCATACTTGCCAGGTTCCCCAGCAGACGAGACAGAATATCCGGATTTCTCGTATGATCTGAGCCGTTTGCTACAGTTTATAGAAGGCATAATATGTGGAGTCAGATAAGCATGTCAATATTCTAAATAACTATAAATAGGCATAGAAGTTCCAAAAGCAAAGATAATTTTAATATCCTCAAAAGGAAACAttcattttttaaagaaatgtTTCAGCTAAACACACGCACTAGAATGGAAAATCTTCCAGCTTTCTAGCTATCTGGTATTATGTGCTCAAAAGTTAATACAAGtggacaaaaaaattaaatgataatGATGGTACAGTCAGGAAAGACAAACAGAGAATCATTATCATAAATTGACCAAATACTTCATGCTAGTTACAATCTGGGCAAATCGGTTTTATCATTAGATTATTAATTCGGGCCAACTCCCTTGCCAAGTGAATTTTCCATCCTTTTGGCAGATGAAAGTTCATAATAGAGCAAAGGAGTCAAGCTGAATTGTTCAAAAGATAAACCACGTGGCTACTTGGGTGTTAACCTACGTGAAGCTTAAAACTTCAGATACTATCGCAGAAAAATACTCTTAAAAACATCACAGCGACTAGCAAGTCTTTCATTTAAATAATCCAGATTAGCATTACTACACAATTATCACTATAGTCAAGCCACACATCATAACTCTTGCGATATCACATAACCAAATCATCCCGATTGGTATATGAGCAGTTAAGTTAAGCGCTGATTTACCTGTTGAGACTTTACTATTCCACTTCCAAGTCATGAATATTGAGAATCTGAACTCACTATACTTGTTACTATAATGCTGAATTACTAATAAACAAAGAGATTCAAGCTCAAAGAGCCTATGCTGGAGAAAAATTAAATCATATCAAACCACAAGATGAACATAGTGAACATCAAGCCATGTATGTGTTCAGTTTTCTGAGCATTTTGTACAAATACTAGTAATAACTACCAGCTACCTGAATATGGAAGACAATCAACCAAGCTAAAGGTCTTATGGAGCTTGAAATTAAAGCTATCTCTCCTGATACTAGATTTCATATTATGTATGTCTTTCTGATACTCTAATTCTGAATAAGAATTccttgaaaatgaaaaacagcTATCTAAAGCCCTTCACAGTTCTTAACCCAAAACACTAAGTCCAAATCCAAGAAGAAACAATGAATACGACTCTGCTTCCCACATGCATACCATACAACAAATTCAGCCACCTAAGTTTAACATTTAACAACCACCTTCACTGCCACCGCTATTGCCATCACTACTTGTACACCACTAACCCTAAAAACCCTGAGGCATATACTTTTAAGATAGACAAGATTCAAAGCTAATTGAGTTCTGTGTGctccaaaaaataaattatttaataaaaaggaGAAAtccattttaataaaatatacaaaaagaATGACAGAAAATATGAATTATGAAAATGAAGTACACATTACTTTCCAAATTATGACATGACTCCTATATCCATTATGAGAGTAAATTACTAGGGGACTAATCCAAGAGACGTAGGTGGATAAATGGTGCACAGTTATTTTTCTCCAGCAAAGAACCAACCCATGACTTCTACTACTAAGAACAGTTGAACCAGGTGTTTTACTTTCAGTTCGTATCAAACACAATTGTTAACACTTCCATAAAGAGAATAGCTATTAATTTCCATTTTACCTCTCAGAAGATTCATTTATGCTACAAAAGTTTCAGAattaaatcaaaaaatcacaaaaGGAAAGATATCAATTAACACCTTTCACCAACGTGTGTCATCCATGCAGCACTTTCCAcctatcttttttattttattttatgattaTCAGATTTTCCTCAATCCAGAGAAGATATATAGACAAAACAACAACCAAATAAGCATCACTCTCTGCCAAACATGTAAATAATGATTACAAGTACAAGTGTATAACACACACTCACAATGCATATTGGACAGTATCCTTAATAGACTCGTTAACAGGTAGCTACTGCTCCTTTCTTCATTCGGAGGGCCTTCATTAACTACAGGAGCATCGGGATGtgttttcctcctcctcctattgTGGCCATCGAGACGCCTACGACAGCTTCTCTTCCCTTCATCAAACTCTTCAAGAACATGAAACCTGTCATAAATTTCCCAAGTTGCACCAACTGGGGTGCTAAAGTAAATTTCTGGAAACTAAAAAAGCATGTAAAGCAGGTTTTAAACAACCAAGTACAAGAAACACCCCAACAGCACTAAAAACTTAACCCAAGGCAAACCCTAGACTTCTCATATTTCTCTTTACTTTAGAACATGGTCTAGAACATTAAAGGAATGAACATATCATAAATCTCAATTTCACAGTCCAAGAAACCATCGTTTTATAACCTAACTGACCTGCTACACTGTTGGCAGAATCGCTGCATAACATTTCCCACTAAAGCCTGGCTAGCCTTAGAATGCGCATCACAAACTTTGTGGCGACGGTGGTAATCCTTTGCAGTACTAAGATCAGCCCTACAATCTTCCACCTGACAAACAGTCACAGTAATCTTTGACTTCTTTCCACTTTTTTCCTCCCCTTCCATGATAGGGAATACTTGACCCCCAAGGTTCAAACCAAGAGAACCGGTTTCATCATTCATCTCCACTCCTTCAGTAATAACacccttcctcctcttctccaaTTCTCTCCTTCCTTCCCCAGGGTTGATACCATCCCAGGCAGAAGTCAAATTGATAGAAGTTTCAGCATTTGCAGGAATTTCAGCATCAAAATCAGTTAACAGCTTACTACTCCTACAATCTGATGGCACTGAATTCAGTTGCTTAGCAGTAAAAAGATCACCATCCCATTTCCAATCATTCAAATCCCACTCCAAACTTCTCTTCCCAACACCCTTCATCTCTGGCACCACTGGTCCATACATATTCTGATTCTTTTCATCCTGAAACTTAGGCTCCATGAATCAAAACCCCATAAAAAGACAACAAGTTACAAATTTTCCAGATTCCAAATCCACCCAGTTGAAGAATTACAATAAACACACAAAAACTTCAAACCCCACCTCCAAAAATCACAACTTTAATCACCCAGAATCATCAAATAACTAAAAACAATAAACAAACCCCTCTAGCTTGTTCATCCGTACAACCAATCAGAAGAAGCGTGAGAATGGATCCAAACAATATCTGCTTACCCAAAAGCTGCAAAGATGACAGAAACTTCCCTGAAATCACAAACAAGCGACCCAGAATT contains:
- the LOC130722212 gene encoding squamosa promoter-binding-like protein 1 translates to MEPKFQDEKNQNMYGPVVPEMKGVGKRSLEWDLNDWKWDGDLFTAKQLNSVPSDCRSSKLLTDFDAEIPANAETSINLTSAWDGINPGEGRRELEKRRKGVITEGVEMNDETGSLGLNLGGQVFPIMEGEEKSGKKSKITVTVCQVEDCRADLSTAKDYHRRHKVCDAHSKASQALVGNVMQRFCQQCSRFHVLEEFDEGKRSCRRRLDGHNRRRRKTHPDAPVVNEGPPNEERSSSYLLTSLLRILSNMHSNGSDHTRNPDILSRLLGNLASMAGTVNGSNVASLLEGSQCLIKAGTTEALQNVPNTNSRVPEPSRPFGSSIKMGNDLIHQNPPESRLQCVAVPANDIAQKCIPSGSGAVESLKSPFGPQSSKVPLSRDNLSTQLVAAETAVGRTGLSNIDLNNVYDDVQDHTENPRNSHPSWIQCEPLKSSPPQTSRKSDSTSTQSPSSSSGEAQSSTDRIVFKLFGKDPNDFPLDLRSQILNWLSHSPSEIESYIRPGCIILTIYLHLKSSVWEELSYNLGSGLRKLLATSNDSFWRTGWVYTRVRHSVAFLYNGQVVLDVPLRLKSPENCEILCIKPLAVSASANVKIIVKGLNLFLPSARLLCALEGKYLVQDSCFDLIECADAFIGHHELQHLSFSCRIPNVTGRGFIEVEDNGLSSCSFPFIVAEQEICSEICNLENVIETAETADDIQIKAKLMEEKTRALYFIQEMGWLLHRSRVKVRLGPRAPVQDRFHFNRFTWLVGFSMDHDWCAVMKKLLDLIVEGAVDTGDHSSIELALLDMGLLHTAVKRNCRPMVELLLNFVPVKASDGGDSKEKQVNKSPDRFLFRPDTTVPAGLTPLHVAASTNGSENILDALTDDPGMVGTKAWKSAKDNTGLTPNDYASLRGYYSYIQLVQRKANKQLQSHLVLDIPGTLVHDKKQKQSDWHKSSKVSSLQTEKIGIATMQHHCGLCQRKLAHGGMRRALVYRPAMLSMVAIAAVCVCVALLFKSSPRVYYVFHPFSWESLEYGSI